The Streptomyces sp. V4I8 genome includes the window ACTGCCGACGCGGTACTACATACCCCGCGAGGACGTCCGGCTCGACCTGTTCGAGCCCACCGAGCACCGCACCGGATGCCCGTACAAGGGCACGGCCCGGTACTGGAACTGGCGCGGCGAGGGCGAGGTCCCGCACAACATCGTCTGGAGCTATGCCGAGCCGCTGGCCGCGGTGGCCCCCGTCCAGGGACTCGTCGCCTTCTACAACGAGGCGGTGGAGATCACCGTGGACGGGGAACGCCTGGAGCGGCCGGTCACGCCGTTCACCGCGAGCCTCAAGGCCTGACCAGCAGCTGGAAGTCGAACGCGTACCGGGACGCGCGGTAGATGTGCGTCCCGTACTCGACCGGCCGGCCCGTGTCGTCGTACGCCGTGCGCTGCATGGTCAGCAGCGCCGCGCCCTCCTTCTCGTCGAGCCGCCCGGCCTCCTCGGCGGTGGCGGAGCGGGCGCCGACGGTCTGGCGGGCGCTGTGCAGGGTGATGCCGGCCGCGCGCATCATCCGGTACAGGCCCGTCGACTCCAGTCTGGCCGTGTCCAGGTCGAGCAGGCTCGCGGGCAGGTAGTTGCACAGGATGGCCACGGGCTGGCCGTGGGTGCTGCGCAGCCGTTCCAGCACCGTGACCTCCGCGCCCTCCGCGATGCCGAGCGCGGCCGCGACATCGGCGGCGGCCGGGACGCGCTCGTTGCGGACGACCTCGGTGGTCGGGCCCTGCCCGGCCGCCTCCAGGTCGTCGTAGAGGCTGCTGAGCTCCAGCGGGCGCTTCACCTGGCTGTGCACCACCTGGGTGCCCACCCCGCGCCGCCGCACCAGCAGCCCCTTGTCGACGAGCGACTGGATGGCCTGCCGGACGGTGGGCCGGGACAGGCCCAGCCGCCCCGACAGGTCGACCTCGTTGCCCAGGAGGTTGCCCGGAGCGAGGGCCCCGTGCTCGATCGCCGCCTCCAGCTGCTGGGCGAGCTGGTAGTACAGCGGCACCGGACTGCCCCGGTCCAAGGCGAAGTCCAGCGAGTCCAGCGCGGAGGCGGACACGGCACGCGTGGAGCCGCGGGTCTTCGCCATCGGACGACCTCCCTGTCAGACGTCAGGTGTCAGGAGTTGCTGGGGAACCCGAGGTTGATGCCACCGTCGGACGGGTCCGGCCAGCGCGTGGTGATCACCTTGCCCTGGGTGTAGAAGGCGATGCCGTCGTTGCCGTAGATGTGCAGATCACCGAAGAGCGAGTCCTTCCAGCCACCGAAGGAGTGGTAGCCGACCGGCACCGGGATCGGCACGTTCACGCCGACCATGCCCGCCTTGACCTCCAACTGGAAGCGGCGGGCGGCGCCGCCGTCCCGGGTGAAGATCGCGGTGCCGTTGCCCCAACGGGAGGCGTTGATCAGGTTGATGGCCTCCTCGTACGTCTCCGCACGCACCACCGCCAGCACGGGGCCGAAGATCTCGTCCCGGTACGCGTCCGCCGTCAGCGGCACCCGGTCCAGCAGCGAGACACCGAGGAAGAAGCCGTCCTCGTGGCCCTCGACCGAGTAGCCGGTGCCGTCGACGACGACCTCGGCGCCCTGCTCGGCGGCGCTCGCCACATAGGACGCGACCTTGTCGCGGTGCTCGCGCGTGATCAGCGGGCCCATCTCGGAGGCCGGGTCGTTGCCGGGGCCGATGCGCAGGTTCTTCGCACGCTCGGCGATCTTGCCGACCAGCTCGTCGCCCGTCTCGCCGACCGCGACCACGACCGACACGGCCATGCAGCGCTCGCCCGCCGAGCCGTACGCGGCGTTGATCGCCTGGTCGGCGGCGAAGTCCAGATCGGCGTCCGGCAGGACCAGCATGTGGTTCTTGGCGCCGCCCAGGGCCTGCACGCGCTTGCCGTGCTCAACCGCCTTGAGCTGGATGTACTTCGCGATCGGCGTCGAGCCGACGAAGGAGACCGCCTCGATGTCCGGGTGCTCCAGGAGCCGGTCCACGGCCACCTTGTCGCCCTGGACGACGTTGAGCACACCCTCCGGCAGCCCCGCCTCGGAGGCCAGTTCGGCGAGCCGGTACGACGCCGACGGGTCCTTCTCGCTCGGCTTGAGCACGAACGTGTTGCCGCACGCGATGGCCAGCGGGAACATCCACATCGGCACCATGGCAGGGAAGTTGAACGGCGTGATGCCGGCGACCACACCCAGCGGCTGCCGGATCGAGGCCACGTCCACCCGGGTCGACACCTGCGTCGACAGCTCGCCCTTCAGCTGCACGGAGATCCCGCAGGCCAGCTCCACGATCTCCAGACCGCGCGCCACCTCACCGAGGGCGTCGGAGTGCACCTTGCCGTGCTCGGCGGTGATCAGCTCGGCGATCTCGTCGCGGTGCGCGTCCAGCAGCTCGCGGTACTTGAAGAGGATCGCCGTGCGCTTGGCCAGGGAGGACTGACCCCAGCTCTCGAACGCGGCCTTGGCGGAGGCGACGGCGGCGTCCACCTCGTCGACGGTCGCGAAGGCGACCTGCTTCTCCTGGGCGCCGGTGGCCGGGTTGTAGACGGGGGCGAAGCGGCCGGAGCCGCCCTCCACGGGCTTGCCGTCGATCCAGTGGGTGATGGTCTTCATGGTGCGAAAGGGCCTTTCGTAAGGGGGAGTTCAGAGGTGGTGACGGCGTCCGGCGACGTGCTGCTCGTACCGCTCGCGGGCTTCGACGGCGGCCTCGCGGGAGGCGACCTCGGCCACGGGCACGTCCCACCAGGCCTCGGCGCCCGGCGAGGTCGGGTTCTTGATGTCCGTCTCGACGTACACGCAGGTCGGCCGGTCCGAGGCACGGGCCGCGGCCAGCGCCTCACGCAGCTCGCGGACCGTCTTGGCGCGCAGGACGTCCATGCCGAGGCTGGCCGCGTTGGCGGCGAGGTCGACCGGGAGCGGCGCGCCGGTGAAGGTGCCGTCGGCGGCCCGGTAGCGGTAGTCCGTGCCGAAGCGCTCGGCGCCGATCTCGGCCGACAGCCCGCCGATGGAGGCGTAGCCGTGGTTCTGGATCAGGACGATGTTGACCGGCAGGCCCTCCTGGACCGCGGTGACGATCTCCGTCGGCATCATCAGGTACGTGCCGTCGCCGACCAGCGACCAGACGGCGACGTCCGGGGCGGCCTGCTGGATGCCGATCCCGGCCGGGATCTCGTAGCCCATGCAGGAGTAGCCGTACTCCAGGTGGTACTGGCGCGGCGAACGCGACCGCCACAGCTTGTGCAGGTCGCCCGGGAGCGAACCGGCCGCGTTGATCACCACGTCGTCGTCGCCGACCACCGCGTCCAGCGCACCCAGCACCTGGGTCTGCGTCGGTACGGCGCTCTCGTCGTCCGCACGGTAGGCGCCCTCGACGACCGCGTCCCAACGCTCCTTGCCGGCGCGGTACTCGGCCTCGTACGCGCCGTCCACGCGGTGGCCGGAAAGCGCCTCCGTCAGGGCCGTGAGCCCCGCCCGCGCGTCGCAGACCAGCGTCCGCGCCGCCAGCTTGTGCGCGTCGAAGCCCGTGATGTTGAGGTTCAGGAAGCGCACGTCCGGGTTCTGGAAGAGCGTGCCGGAGGCGGTGGTGAAGTCGGTGTATCTCGTGCCGACCCCGATCACCAGGTCGGCGGTGCGGGCGATGTCGTCGCTGACCGAGGTGCCGGTGTGGCCGATGCCGCCGAGGTCGGCGGGGTGGTCGTACCGGAGCGAGCCCTTGCCCGCCTGGGTGGAGGACACCGGGATGCCGGTGGCCTCGACGAAGGCCTTCAGCGCCGCCTCGGCCTCGCTGTGGTGGACGCCGCCGCCCGCGACGATCAGCGGGCGCTCGGCGGCCCGGATCGCCTCGACGGCCGCCGCCAGCTCGACCGGGTCGGGCGCGGGACGCCGTACGTACCAGACACGGTCGGCGAAGAACTCCTCGGGCCAGTCGTACGCCTCCGCCTGGACGTCCTGGGGGAGGGCCAGCGTGACCGCGCCGGTCTCGGCAGGGTCGGCGAGCACGCGCATGGCGTTCAGCGCGGACGGGATCAGGGCCTCGGGGCGGGTGATCCGGTCGAAGTACCGCGAGACCGGGCGCAGGGTGTCGTTGACCGACACGTCCGCCTCGGTCGGGTGCTCCAGCTGCTGGAGCAGCGGGTCGGGGGCGTGCGAGGCGAAGTAGTCGCCGGGGAGGAGGAGGACGGGCAGGCGGTTGATGGTGGCCAGGGCGGCACCGGTGACCAGGTTGGTCGCGCCGGGGCCGATCGACGTCGTCACCGCCTGCGCGGAGAGGCGGTTGAGCTGACGGGCGTGGCCGACGGCCGCGTGCACCATGGACTGCTCGTTGCGGCCCTGGTGGTACGGCATGACGTCCTCGCCCGCCTGGACCAGGGCCTGACCGATGCCGGCCACGTTGCCGTGGCCGAAGATGCCCCAGGTGCCGGCGATCAGCCGGTGCCGTACGCCGTCGCGCTCGGTGTACTGGACGGACAGGAACCGCACCAGCGCCTGGGCGACGGTCAGGCGGACGGTGGACTGGCTCATCGAGGACCTCACTGGGACGGAGCGGTGTAGAGGGGCAGACGGGGGTCGACGGGCTGGTCCGGCCAGGTGCCGCGGATCCAGGCGTGGTCGGGGTGGTCGCAGATCAGCCAGGCGCGCTCGGCCTCGGGGCCCGCCATGACGTTGAGGTAGTACATGTGGTGGCCGGGCACGGCCATGGAGGGCCCGTGCCAGCCGTCGGGGATCAGGACGACGTCGCCGCCGCGCACCTCCGCCAGGACGTCGGTGTTGTGGCCGTGTCCGGACGGGGAGACGCGCTGGTAGCCGAGGCCGGGCGTGCCCTCGTGGTCGGCGAACTCGAAGTAGTAGATCTCCTCGAGGACCGACTCCTCGCCGGGCCGGTGCTCGTCGTGCTTGTGCGGCGGGAAGGACGACCAGTTGCCGCCCGGTGTGATGACCTCGACCGCGATGAGCTTGTCGCACTCGAAGACGCCTGCCGCGCCGAAGTTGTTCACCTGGCGCGAGGAGTTGCCCGTGCCGCGCAGCTCCACCGGCACCGACGACGCCGGACCGTACCGGGCGGGCAGCCGCCGGGAGCAGCGCGCGCCCGTCAGCGCGAACCGTCCGCCGCCGGTGGACGAGACGGCCGTACGGGCATCGCGCGGCACGTAGGCGAAGTCGCTCACGCCACTGAACACACTGTCACGGCCGGTGAGTCGGAAGGTCTCGTGGCTGAAATCGTCAGCGCTCTCGACCGTGCAGCCGCCGTTCAGCGGCAGGACGATCCACTCGCTGTCGCCGGTGTCGAAGCTGTGCGAGCCGCCGGGCGGCAGCTCCAGGATCCGCAGGCTGGAGTAGCCCCAGCCGGCCTTCTCGGGCGTGACGTCCACGACGTAGGGGCCGCCGAGCGCCTTTCCCGCGGGAAGGTGATACGTCATCGTGTCTCTCCGCCTCACAATCCGGGTCACAACAGGCCGACGGCCGTGTCCACCGCCGTCTCCACGCTGCCCTCGGCCGGGTAGAGCAGCGAGCGGCCGACGACCATGCCCTGCACGGTGGGGAGCCTGAGCGCCTTGCGCCAGCGCTCGTACGCGCCCTCCTGGTCGCCCCCGACCTCACCGCCCAGCAGGACGACGGGGAGCGTGGACGTCTCAAGAACTTCGGCCATGTCGTCGGGGTCATGGGTGACGGGCAGTTTCAGCCAGGTGTACGCCGAGGTGCCGCCGAGGCCGGACGCGATGGCGATCGACTTGGTGACGGCCTCGGCGGACAGGTCGTTGCGCACCTGGCCGTCGATCCGCCGGGAGATGAACGGCTCGACGAAGAGCGGGAGTTGCCGCGCGGCCATGTCGTCGATGGCGCGGGCCGTGGTCTCCAGGGTGGTCAGCGAACCGGCGTCCGCGTAGTCGACGCGCACCAGCAGCTTGCCCGCGTCGAAGCGCAGCCGGGCGATGTCCTCGGCGCGGTGGCCGGTGAAGCGGTCGTCCATCTCGAAGGACGCCCCGGCCAGGCCCCCGCGGTTCATGGAGCCCATGACAACCTTGTCGTCGAGGACGCCGAGGAGCAGCAGGTCCTCGAGGATGTCGGCGGTGGCCAGCACCCCGTCGACGCCGGGCCGCGACAGGGCGACGCAGAGGCGTTCCAGCAGATCGGCCCGGTTGGCCATGGCCAGCCGCCGGTCGCCGACGCCCAGGGCGCCGCGGGCCGGGTGGTCGGCGGCCACGATCATCAGGCGGCCGCTGTCGCCGATCAGCGGGCGGCGCACCCGGCGGGCCGCGGCCTCGGCGATCGCCTCGGGGTGCCGGGCTCTGACCGCGGTGAGGTCGGGGATGGTAATGCTCAAGGAAAGCTCCGTTCAGGGAGGGCTCGGTCGGCCGTCACGACGCCTGGGCGAGGAGGCCCTCGACCTCGGACTCGGTGGGCATCGCGGAGGAGCAGGCCAGGCGGGAGGCGACGAGGGCGCCGGCGGCGTTGGCGTACCGCATGGTCTTCTCCAGCTCCCACCCGGACAGCAGCCCGTGGACCAGCGAGCCGCCGAACGCGTCGCCCGCGCCGAGGCCGTTGGCCACCTCGACCGGCACCGGCGGCACCTCGGCCTCGGTCCCGTCGCGGTGCACCGCCAGCACGCCCTTGGGGCCCTGCTTGACGACCGCCAGCTCCACGCCGGCCGCCAGCAGCGCCTCGGCGCAGGCGCGGGGCTCACGGACGCCGGTGGCGACCTCGCACTCGTCGAGGTTGCCGACCGCGACGGTGGCGTGCCGCAGGGCCTCGGTGTAGTACGGGCGGGCCTCGTACGGGTCGCGCCAGAACATGGGACGCCAGTCGAGGTCGAAGACCGTGGTGCCCGCCTTGTCGCGCGCCTTGAGGGCGGCGAGGGTGGCGGAGCGGCTCGGCTCCTCGCTCAGGCCGGTGCCGGTGATCCAGAAGACGCGGGCCGAGCGGATGGCCCAGTAGTCCAGTTCGTCGGAGTGTATCTCCAGGTCAGGGGCCTTAGGCTGCCGGTAGAAGTACAGCGGGAAGTCGTCCGGCGGGAAGATCTCGCAGAACGTCACCGGTGTCGGGTACGCCGCGACGGGCGTCACCCAGTGGTCGTCGACGCCGAAGTCCTTCAGGGCCTCGTGCAGGTACACGCCGAACGGGTCGTCGCCGGTCCGTGTGATCACGGCGGTGGCGCGACCGAGCCGCGCGGCGGCGACGGCGACGTTCGCGGCGGAGCCGCCGAGGAATTTGCCGAACGTCTCCACCTGCGTCAGAGGTAGGCCAGACTGCAGGGGGTAGAGATCGACTCCTATCCTTCCCATCGTGATCAAGTCGAAGGACTTGGCTGACTCGGCCATGCGCGACGCTCCTAGAGCTGGACAGGGGGTGCGGGTCCCAGCGGGCCTGCCGCCTCCCAGGTTTAGGTCGTGGAGGCCGACGCTGTCAATAGTTTGTACTTACATTCGGACCTGAGTGTGAAATGATGTCTTAACAAAGTATTGACAGCGGGCGCATCTAGGGATTGGATCCCGTCCCAGCGAACCGCAGTGTTCTACGGCACACGACCCGGACTTCCCGAGGCTCCGGTCATGGATCCAGTGATCATCCCTTTCCCCCCGTCGCACACCCCGTCGCACAGTGAGGTGCTGGAAAGATGGACCGCTACACCCCCCGCTCCCGCAAGTTGGCCCCAAT containing:
- a CDS encoding GntR family transcriptional regulator, with the translated sequence MAKTRGSTRAVSASALDSLDFALDRGSPVPLYYQLAQQLEAAIEHGALAPGNLLGNEVDLSGRLGLSRPTVRQAIQSLVDKGLLVRRRGVGTQVVHSQVKRPLELSSLYDDLEAAGQGPTTEVVRNERVPAAADVAAALGIAEGAEVTVLERLRSTHGQPVAILCNYLPASLLDLDTARLESTGLYRMMRAAGITLHSARQTVGARSATAEEAGRLDEKEGAALLTMQRTAYDDTGRPVEYGTHIYRASRYAFDFQLLVRP
- the iolD gene encoding 3D-(3,5/4)-trihydroxycyclohexane-1,2-dione acylhydrolase (decyclizing), which gives rise to MSQSTVRLTVAQALVRFLSVQYTERDGVRHRLIAGTWGIFGHGNVAGIGQALVQAGEDVMPYHQGRNEQSMVHAAVGHARQLNRLSAQAVTTSIGPGATNLVTGAALATINRLPVLLLPGDYFASHAPDPLLQQLEHPTEADVSVNDTLRPVSRYFDRITRPEALIPSALNAMRVLADPAETGAVTLALPQDVQAEAYDWPEEFFADRVWYVRRPAPDPVELAAAVEAIRAAERPLIVAGGGVHHSEAEAALKAFVEATGIPVSSTQAGKGSLRYDHPADLGGIGHTGTSVSDDIARTADLVIGVGTRYTDFTTASGTLFQNPDVRFLNLNITGFDAHKLAARTLVCDARAGLTALTEALSGHRVDGAYEAEYRAGKERWDAVVEGAYRADDESAVPTQTQVLGALDAVVGDDDVVINAAGSLPGDLHKLWRSRSPRQYHLEYGYSCMGYEIPAGIGIQQAAPDVAVWSLVGDGTYLMMPTEIVTAVQEGLPVNIVLIQNHGYASIGGLSAEIGAERFGTDYRYRAADGTFTGAPLPVDLAANAASLGMDVLRAKTVRELREALAAARASDRPTCVYVETDIKNPTSPGAEAWWDVPVAEVASREAAVEARERYEQHVAGRRHHL
- a CDS encoding deoxyribose-phosphate aldolase, which produces MSITIPDLTAVRARHPEAIAEAAARRVRRPLIGDSGRLMIVAADHPARGALGVGDRRLAMANRADLLERLCVALSRPGVDGVLATADILEDLLLLGVLDDKVVMGSMNRGGLAGASFEMDDRFTGHRAEDIARLRFDAGKLLVRVDYADAGSLTTLETTARAIDDMAARQLPLFVEPFISRRIDGQVRNDLSAEAVTKSIAIASGLGGTSAYTWLKLPVTHDPDDMAEVLETSTLPVVLLGGEVGGDQEGAYERWRKALRLPTVQGMVVGRSLLYPAEGSVETAVDTAVGLL
- the iolB gene encoding 5-deoxy-glucuronate isomerase — protein: MTYHLPAGKALGGPYVVDVTPEKAGWGYSSLRILELPPGGSHSFDTGDSEWIVLPLNGGCTVESADDFSHETFRLTGRDSVFSGVSDFAYVPRDARTAVSSTGGGRFALTGARCSRRLPARYGPASSVPVELRGTGNSSRQVNNFGAAGVFECDKLIAVEVITPGGNWSSFPPHKHDEHRPGEESVLEEIYYFEFADHEGTPGLGYQRVSPSGHGHNTDVLAEVRGGDVVLIPDGWHGPSMAVPGHHMYYLNVMAGPEAERAWLICDHPDHAWIRGTWPDQPVDPRLPLYTAPSQ
- a CDS encoding CoA-acylating methylmalonate-semialdehyde dehydrogenase, coding for MKTITHWIDGKPVEGGSGRFAPVYNPATGAQEKQVAFATVDEVDAAVASAKAAFESWGQSSLAKRTAILFKYRELLDAHRDEIAELITAEHGKVHSDALGEVARGLEIVELACGISVQLKGELSTQVSTRVDVASIRQPLGVVAGITPFNFPAMVPMWMFPLAIACGNTFVLKPSEKDPSASYRLAELASEAGLPEGVLNVVQGDKVAVDRLLEHPDIEAVSFVGSTPIAKYIQLKAVEHGKRVQALGGAKNHMLVLPDADLDFAADQAINAAYGSAGERCMAVSVVVAVGETGDELVGKIAERAKNLRIGPGNDPASEMGPLITREHRDKVASYVASAAEQGAEVVVDGTGYSVEGHEDGFFLGVSLLDRVPLTADAYRDEIFGPVLAVVRAETYEEAINLINASRWGNGTAIFTRDGGAARRFQLEVKAGMVGVNVPIPVPVGYHSFGGWKDSLFGDLHIYGNDGIAFYTQGKVITTRWPDPSDGGINLGFPSNS
- the iolC gene encoding 5-dehydro-2-deoxygluconokinase; amino-acid sequence: MAESAKSFDLITMGRIGVDLYPLQSGLPLTQVETFGKFLGGSAANVAVAAARLGRATAVITRTGDDPFGVYLHEALKDFGVDDHWVTPVAAYPTPVTFCEIFPPDDFPLYFYRQPKAPDLEIHSDELDYWAIRSARVFWITGTGLSEEPSRSATLAALKARDKAGTTVFDLDWRPMFWRDPYEARPYYTEALRHATVAVGNLDECEVATGVREPRACAEALLAAGVELAVVKQGPKGVLAVHRDGTEAEVPPVPVEVANGLGAGDAFGGSLVHGLLSGWELEKTMRYANAAGALVASRLACSSAMPTESEVEGLLAQAS